From a region of the Spelaeicoccus albus genome:
- a CDS encoding lysophospholipid acyltransferase family protein: MWFALARGIASPLARLIFFPKVIGRKNIPKKGRVLLASNHLAFVDSIVITLVAPRRVSFMAKDEYFTTPGFKGWCMRMFFTAIGAVSVKRGAGAAAQAALDKGLDILESDGAYAVYPEGTRSLDGRLYRGRTGVAWLALQSKAPIVPVALKDTPKLLPKGAKLPRLHRITVQFGEMIEPKPDVNAKSARSRRELTDRVMDAIHEMSGQELAGRYNSPGGKSPLMDKVRDKFRQFTDRTHPTAPDDSTEE; the protein is encoded by the coding sequence ATGTGGTTCGCCCTGGCTCGCGGCATTGCCAGCCCGCTGGCGCGTCTGATCTTCTTTCCGAAGGTCATCGGCCGAAAGAACATCCCGAAGAAGGGCCGCGTCCTCCTGGCCAGTAACCACCTGGCATTCGTCGACAGCATCGTGATCACGCTGGTGGCGCCGCGCCGGGTGTCGTTCATGGCAAAGGACGAATACTTCACGACGCCCGGATTCAAGGGCTGGTGCATGCGCATGTTCTTCACGGCCATCGGTGCCGTGAGCGTCAAGCGCGGAGCCGGCGCCGCCGCCCAGGCGGCTCTCGACAAGGGCTTGGACATCTTGGAAAGCGACGGCGCCTACGCCGTGTATCCGGAAGGCACGCGGTCCTTGGACGGCAGGCTCTACCGGGGACGCACCGGCGTTGCCTGGCTGGCGTTGCAAAGCAAAGCGCCGATTGTGCCCGTCGCTTTGAAGGACACGCCGAAACTCCTGCCGAAAGGCGCCAAACTCCCCCGGCTGCATCGCATCACCGTCCAGTTCGGGGAGATGATCGAGCCGAAGCCCGACGTGAACGCGAAATCGGCGCGGTCGCGCCGCGAGCTGACGGACCGCGTGATGGACGCCATTCACGAAATGTCCGGCCAAGAACTCGCCGGCCGCTACAACTCCCCCGGCGGCAAATCGCCGCTCATGGACAAGGTGCGCGACAAGTTCCGGCAATTCACCGACCGCACGCATCCGACGGCGCCCGACGACTCCACCGAGGAATAG
- a CDS encoding trans-sulfuration enzyme family protein, whose protein sequence is MSTHDSHLETLAVHGGMEGLTAQGSHVPPIDFSTTNPLPGVETGGMAYEQMAGGGRPGSDQSHVYQRLWQPGVARFEESLAGLECTAESVAFSTGMAAMSAVLTAMVQSGKRHVVAMRPLYGGTDHVLDTGLLGTEVTWADDEDVSAAIRPDTGLVVIETPANPTLELVDIAAVCRSAGDVPVLVDNTFATPVLQRPAELGAALVLHSATKYLGGHGDVMGGVVACGPEWAVRLRGVRALTGALLNPFAAYLLHRGLRTLPVRVRAQQETAKSLARFLSEHPRVARTLYPGLPGQDPRGLLESQQSGPGSMIAFEVEGGHARAAAFAEACTLIGHAVSLGGVDTLVQVPASITHRPVAGDAKPDDAIVRMSVGLEHVDDLSDDLDKALTA, encoded by the coding sequence ATGTCTACGCATGATTCACATTTGGAAACCCTTGCCGTTCATGGCGGGATGGAAGGGCTCACTGCGCAAGGATCGCATGTGCCGCCCATCGACTTCTCCACGACCAATCCGCTGCCCGGAGTCGAGACCGGCGGAATGGCCTATGAGCAGATGGCCGGCGGCGGAAGGCCCGGCTCGGACCAGTCGCACGTTTATCAGCGCCTGTGGCAGCCCGGCGTCGCGCGGTTCGAAGAGAGCCTGGCCGGACTCGAATGCACGGCCGAGTCGGTAGCATTCAGCACCGGGATGGCCGCGATGAGCGCCGTCCTGACGGCAATGGTGCAGTCGGGCAAGCGCCACGTCGTCGCGATGCGTCCCTTGTACGGCGGCACCGATCACGTGCTCGACACCGGACTGCTCGGCACCGAGGTGACGTGGGCCGACGACGAAGACGTCTCGGCAGCGATTCGGCCGGATACCGGACTCGTCGTCATCGAGACGCCGGCGAATCCGACTCTGGAGCTTGTCGACATCGCCGCCGTCTGCCGGTCTGCCGGCGATGTCCCGGTGCTCGTCGACAACACGTTCGCCACCCCGGTGCTCCAGCGGCCGGCCGAGCTCGGCGCCGCGTTGGTACTGCACAGTGCGACGAAGTACTTGGGCGGGCACGGCGACGTGATGGGCGGCGTCGTGGCGTGCGGTCCCGAGTGGGCGGTCCGGCTGCGCGGCGTCCGTGCGCTGACCGGGGCACTGTTGAATCCGTTTGCCGCGTACCTGCTGCATCGGGGACTGCGGACGCTGCCGGTTCGAGTACGCGCACAGCAGGAAACCGCGAAGTCCCTGGCGCGTTTTCTCTCCGAGCACCCGCGGGTGGCGCGTACCTTGTATCCGGGTCTGCCCGGGCAGGATCCGCGCGGACTGCTCGAATCGCAACAATCCGGCCCCGGCAGCATGATCGCCTTCGAAGTGGAGGGCGGGCATGCGCGGGCGGCGGCTTTCGCCGAAGCGTGCACTCTCATCGGGCACGCCGTGTCATTGGGCGGCGTGGACACGCTCGTCCAGGTGCCGGCGTCGATCACGCACCGGCCCGTCGCCGGCGATGCCAAGCCGGACGACGCGATCGTGCGGATGTCGGTCGGGCTCGAGCACGTGGACGATCTCAGCGACGACCTCGACAAGGCGCTGACCGCCTAG